The Amyelois transitella isolate CPQ chromosome Z, ilAmyTran1.1, whole genome shotgun sequence genome contains a region encoding:
- the LOC106133748 gene encoding uncharacterized protein LOC106133748 — translation MPSKPAKGTQVQGKKPPSKPPTKGGPCPWLCNQVPVNVPGPGPAQAVLHPNKDVFVLKVAKIGATGDRRCKMELELVTPKGPDNKPPGRVDTREAQCDPDPPPCCCMRSKKKRK, via the exons ATGCCTAGCAAGCCCGCCAAAGGGACCCAGGTTCAAGGCAAGAAGCCTCCTTCTAAGCCGCCTACCAAAGGAGGCCCTTGTCCTTGGCTATGTAACCAGGTGCCCGTGAACGTGCCAGGGCCAGGACCAGCTCAGGCGGTACTCCACCCCAACAAGGATGTGTTCGTTCTTAAG gTAGCGAAAATTGGAGCTACTGGAGATCGGCGTTGCAAAATGGAATTAGAGTTGGTCACTCCCAAAGGGCCCGACAATAAGCCTCCAGGTCGGGTTGACACCAGGGAGGCCCAGTGTGACCCAGACCCACCTCCATGTTGCTGTATGAGGAGTAAGAAGAAAAGAAAGTGA
- the LOC106133749 gene encoding uncharacterized protein LOC106133749 isoform X1, with product MGKTPDNSEKQKKPRRPYEEIGAFFNGNEVKIRVPKSTSKPPKLTPSQMKLQQQCTCDDDESVCSETCGQSEGGGGYGNKLNFQIPDDLCEGLTNRNALNSELTYSKGMEAHEDLCNVCNVTPSNAPKGVKAHKVLHPDKDVFVLKIGKQTDEPNRTGNIEVELVTPRAPAKLRPATHSCKEIQCEEQDIPCCAPCRVCRGGAAKKRKSRRPRCCP from the exons ATGGGGAAGACACCCGATAACTCTGAAAAGCAAAAGAAACCGAGAAGACCGTATGAAGAAATAGGAGCCTTCTTCAATGGAAATGAg GTCAAGATAAGAGTACCGAAGAGCACCTCAAAGCCTCCGAAGCTGACGCCATCTCAGATGAAGTTGCAGCAACAGTGCACCTGCGATGATGACGAGTCCGTGTGCTCGGAGACCTGCGGTCAGTCTGAAGGAGGCGGCGGTTATGGCAACAAACTCAACTTTCAG ATCCCTGATGACTTATGCGAAGGCCTCACTAATAGGAACGCATTAAACTCTGAGCTAACCTACAGTAAGGGCATGGAGGCGCATGAGGACCTCTGCAACGTCTGCAATGTGACCCCCTCAAATGCCCCCAAAGGAGTAAAGGCCCACAAGGTTTTACATCCAGACAAGGACGTGTTCGTACTGAAGATTGGTAAACAAACGGATGAGCCTAACCGTACTGGAAATATAGAG GTGGAATTGGTGACTCCTCGGGCACCAGCTAAGCTAAGGCCGGCCACTCACTCGTGTAAGGAGATCCAATGCGAGGAGCAGGATATACCGTGCTGCGCTCCATGCAGGGTGTGCCGAGGAGGTGCTGCAAAGAAGAGGAAGTCACGGCGTCCTAGGTGTTGCCCgtaa
- the LOC106133749 gene encoding uncharacterized protein LOC106133749 isoform X2 — protein MEMRVPKSTSKPPKLTPSQMKLQQQCTCDDDESVCSETCGQSEGGGGYGNKLNFQIPDDLCEGLTNRNALNSELTYSKGMEAHEDLCNVCNVTPSNAPKGVKAHKVLHPDKDVFVLKIGKQTDEPNRTGNIEVELVTPRAPAKLRPATHSCKEIQCEEQDIPCCAPCRVCRGGAAKKRKSRRPRCCP, from the exons ATGGAAATGAg AGTACCGAAGAGCACCTCAAAGCCTCCGAAGCTGACGCCATCTCAGATGAAGTTGCAGCAACAGTGCACCTGCGATGATGACGAGTCCGTGTGCTCGGAGACCTGCGGTCAGTCTGAAGGAGGCGGCGGTTATGGCAACAAACTCAACTTTCAG ATCCCTGATGACTTATGCGAAGGCCTCACTAATAGGAACGCATTAAACTCTGAGCTAACCTACAGTAAGGGCATGGAGGCGCATGAGGACCTCTGCAACGTCTGCAATGTGACCCCCTCAAATGCCCCCAAAGGAGTAAAGGCCCACAAGGTTTTACATCCAGACAAGGACGTGTTCGTACTGAAGATTGGTAAACAAACGGATGAGCCTAACCGTACTGGAAATATAGAG GTGGAATTGGTGACTCCTCGGGCACCAGCTAAGCTAAGGCCGGCCACTCACTCGTGTAAGGAGATCCAATGCGAGGAGCAGGATATACCGTGCTGCGCTCCATGCAGGGTGTGCCGAGGAGGTGCTGCAAAGAAGAGGAAGTCACGGCGTCCTAGGTGTTGCCCgtaa
- the LOC106133750 gene encoding uncharacterized protein LOC106133750, which translates to MAKQDDGLFLLEVLIDKIVFVKSPCFTDKDFRTCVKIDCPGMEPLEICDDELDPCAAKSGGPFVKTFNSGKSCLFSLKESEISNAMSSFPIKICVYKALPCGCLPAKIVMGEATIDMTKEFVQARNKFLEFPNTVSYQALKDSFRIMGPDGAESGEIVMFLRISCFGKLIITKFQGAGGPPTLGGPAGASINDRSCNPQRNFQSSDDPCVCGGARGMPGGGGGAGGAGGPCPGGGGGVCPIARDPYNSMPCVEGDDVCYCSGPKPEQKIPMACRNTDQYCLHVPKGALPSLPFYQEVTEEQKLRMKISTVVMKHFMDNYYNIPALDLLKLLNPPISDSIAQYLNELRGVTTSMQYLFEGFRSKDSLSITSINTLLVKELCKEDNRTSRLDRSTYGELKGYNSGHLFIENNTFGQKETAVYMTYLDDFRHRTSGTQATASINKCLQVNTNTSIGSYYPSSCNSNLDAPSLCNSVSTTAYRSNRNDVTNKMHYSEVYFWGRKKDDEGMGSSGCNECKDCKEKLSKKSSPLRSPTKCCGSQTRSVKGASASTGTGKSVCIKDDKPNKCCPAMAVSKGDISATVSHIRIGPKEPCPVHGCTPCQGPKCIVASSGEQQVPVKVSTVTNPRRGVFELVIRRMTGAPLAKNELMLEWTPPPVRPPCGSPCAPTPCSPPSPCRLSKCKMIVCRASPCKPKICRKGCKRPCRPVPCRPTPCKKCCKPCPPSPCRPCPPPKCGGCGSGCCSRCPSTWPCRPLPPWRYKVCSPYPCKPCPPSSCISCSSCKPCRPRSCPRPLPCCAPPPCRPFPPPPCRPCKPCPPSPCRPCKPPSPFKSPCPSQCCKKPCCASPCRSSPCIHPCRRRKHPRKCRSSPKIKARRKRISPCCNRTKQCPVVRCRSLPGPCVMCCSVPRCPPRKCCSVAPCKSPC; encoded by the exons ATGGCGAAGCAAGATGATGGCCTCTTCCTCCTTGAGGTGCTCATAGATAAAATTGTATTCGTGAAGAGTCCATGTTTCACCGACAAAGACTTCAGGACTTGTGTTAAAATAGACTGTCCCGGAATGGAACCACTGGAGATTTGCGACGATGAACTCGATCCATGCGCCGCAAAGAGCGGCGGACCTTTCGTCAAGACATTCAACAGTGGCAAATCGTGTCTGTTTTCACTTAAGGAATCTGAAATCAGCAATGCCATGAGTTCGTTTCCGATCAAAATATGCGTATACAAAGCACTGCCATGTGGATGCTTACCAGCAAAAATCGTAATGGGAGAGGCAACAATTGACATGACGAAAGAGTTTGTTCAAGCACGAAATAAGTTTCTGGAGTTTCCTAATACTGTTAGCTACCAAGCTTTGAAGGATTCGTTCCGCATAATGGGACCCGATGGCGCGGAAAGTGGTGAAATCGTGATGTTCTTACGCATTTCATGTTTTGGAAAGTTGATCATAACGAAGTTCCAGGGCGCTGGTGGACCGCCGACCTTAGGTGGTCCCGCAGGTGCATCCATTAATGATCGCTCGTGTAATCCGCAGCGAAACTTTCAGAGCAGTGACGATCCTTGTGTCTGTGGAGGTGCCCGAGGAATGCCGGGGGGTGGTGGTGGCGCTGGCGGTGCCGGCGGACCCTGTCCCGGAGGTGGGGGAGGAGTCTGCCCCATAG CGAGGGATCCATATAACAGCATGCCATGCGTAGAAGGTGATGATGTTTGCTACTGTTCCGGTCCTAAACCAGAGCAAAAGATACCGATGGCATGTAGAAACACTGATCAATACTGCTTACATGTACCAAAAG GTGCCCTGCCGAGCTTGCCGTTTTATCAAGAAGTGACTGAAGAACAAAAACTGAGAATGAAAATATCGACTGTGGTCATGAAGCACTTTAtggataattattataatattcctGCTTTAGATcttcttaaattattaaatccaCCCATTTCCGACAGTATAGCCCAATATTTGAATGAACTTAGAGGTGTCACAACTTCTATGCAATATTTGTTTGAAGGTTTCCGTTCGAAAGATTCTTTATCTATCACATCTATAAATACCCTATTGGTAAAAGAATTGTGTAAAGAAGATAATCGGACGTCCAGATTAGATCGATCAACATATGGTGAATTGAAAGGTTATAATAGtggacatttatttattgaaaataacacTTTTGGCCAAAAGGAAACTGCAGTGTATATGACATATTTAGATGATTTTCGCCATCGCACCTCGGGAACACAAGCTACAGCTTCAATAAACAAATGTTTGCAAGTCAATACTAACACCAGTATTGGTTCATATTACCCATCAAGTTGTAATTCCAATTTAGATGCACCTTCATTGTGTAATAGTGTATCAACAACAGCTTACCGCAGTAATAGAAATGACGTAACTAACAAGATGCACTATTCTGAAGTATATTTTTGGGGAAGAAAGAAAGATGATGAGGGGATGGGAAGTTCAGGATGTAATGAATGTAAAGACTGTAAAGAAAAACTTTCCAAAAAGTCCTCACCACTCAGATCACCAACAAAATGCTGTGGGTCCCAAACAAGATCTGTAAAAGGAGCATCTGCTTCTACGGGCACTGGTAAATCAGTTTGTATAAAAGATGACAAACCAAATAAATGTTGTCCGGCTATGGCTGTATCTAAAGGCGATATATCTGCAACAGTCTCTCATATACGTATTGGCCCAAAAGAGCCATGTCCAGTTCATGGTTGTACTCCATGTCAAGGACCAAAATGCATTGTGGCTTCATCAGGAGAACAACAAGTCCCAGTCAAAGTATCTACAGTGACGAATCCACGTCGTGGTGTATTTGAATTAGTCATCCGAAGAATGACTGGAGCACCGCTTGCAAAGAATGAACTGATGTTAGAATGGACTCCACCTCCAGTCCGGCCTCCGTGTGGTTCACCATGTGCTCCCACGCCTTGCTCGCCGCCGAGCCCTTGTCGGCTTTCTAAGTGCAAAATGATTGTATGTCGAGCTTCACCTTGTAAACCTAAAATATGTAGAAAGGGATGCAAAAGGCCTTGCCGACCAGTGCCATGTCGACCTACACCTTGtaaaaaatgttgtaaaccTTGTCCTCCCTCCCCCTGTAGACCTTGTCCGCCACCCAAATGTGGTGGTTGTGGCTCTGGGTGTTGCAGTAGATGTCCCTCCACATGGCCTTGTAGACCCTTACCACCATGGCGATATAAAGTTTGTTCTCCATATCCTTGCAAACCTTGCCCGCCATCATCATGCATTTCATGCTCATCTTGTAAGCCATGTCGACCGCGGTCATGTCCTCGCCCTTTGCCTTGCTGCGCTCCACCACCTTGCAGGCCTTTCCCGCCACCACCTTGCAGACCTTGCAAGCCTTGTCCACCCTCGCCTTGTAGGCCTTGCAAACCACCTTCACCGTTCAAGAGTCCCTGTCCGTCCCAGTGTTGCAAAAAGCCATGTTGTGCTTCTCCTTGCAGAAGTTCGCCATGCATACATCCATGTAGACGCCGAAAGCATCCACGCAAATGCAGAAGCTCGCCTAAAATTAAAGCACGCCGAAAACGTATATCGCCTTGTTGTAACCGCACCAAGCAGTGCCCCGTGGTGAGGTGCAGGAGTTTGCCCGGACCCTGCGTCATGTGCTGCAGTGTTCCCCGGTGCCCGCCACGCAAATGCTGCTCCGTCGCTCCATGCAAATCTCCATGTTAA
- the LOC106133751 gene encoding uncharacterized protein LOC106133751, with amino-acid sequence MQRYFKKNINVLMQEGKTTITLFDIVTFQQNDRNNTKNAELNSLDKSRKYSQQYVLDRAPLTVCTDESLTPGRPPRLTQNTIGKFLQPLTRELVEVPPRPTISELPDAVIDRMVQKDKAFWVDKPGLNAYTLHDAHYNCGMTSEKVQPPHQDVFPRSYQYDLECVRFRRLHACDGLKAAAKGPQKAVSPHCRDCSKWFQPGLTPFQLAWAQDAVQKRWRYYPDLTADLSAEQIRASMDDVGRPFQNEACNWYYKNYPTVKYNCIIRKFSQ; translated from the exons ATgcaaagatattttaaaaagaacattAACGTTCTCATGCAAGAAGGGAAGACAACGATCACATTATTTGATATCGTGACATTTCAACAA AATGAccgaaataatacaaaaaacgCAGAACTAAATTCTTTGGATAAGTCACGAAAATATTCTCAACA aTATGTATTAGATAGGGCTCCATTAACTGTCTGTACAGATGAAAGTCTGACCCCGGGTCGCCCACCGCGACTTACTCAGAACACTATAGGCAAGTTCTTGCAGCCACTCACTCGTGAGTTGGTGGAAGTTCCTCCCAG GCCTACAATAAGTGAGTTGCCCGACGCAGTAATTGACCGGATGGTTCAGAAGGACAAAGCATTCTGGGTGGACAAACCTGGCCTGAACGCTTACACCCTTCATGATGCTCACTACAATTGCGGTATGACTTCGGAGAAGGTACAGCCTC CTCACCAAGACGTGTTCCCTCGTTCGTATCAGTACGATCTGGAATGTGTGAGGTTTCGTCGTTTACATGCTTGCGATGGGTTAAAGGCCGCTGCTAAAGGACCACAG AAGGCAGTAAGTCCACATTGCCGAGACTGCAGCAAGTGGTTCCAACCGGGTCTGACCCCGTTCCAGCTTGCCTGGGCACAAGATGCTGTCCAGAAAAGGTGGAGGTACTACCCGGATCTGACGGCAGACCTTAGCGCCGAACAGATCAGAGCGTCCATGGATGA TGTAGGTCGACCATTCCAGAACGAAGCCTGTAATTGGTACTACAAGAACTATCCaacagtaaaatataattgcatCATCCGAAAATTCTCTCAATAA